DNA sequence from the Candidatus Omnitrophota bacterium genome:
TTCCAAAAGAAAAATCCGATGGTTACCGCGGGAATGATAAATATATTCATGGAAAAGCACGAAGTCAACACCTACGCCGGCGACTGTATCGGAATTGGCACAGGAGTAAACGCGGCCCTTGCCGATATGGGGCGGGTTGTCATAGATATTGACAGCCGGCACGGTAAGCCCCACGGCGTCCCCGATATTTATTATAACCTCCGCGCCCAAATATGGATTGAGGCCGGAGAGGCCTTCTCAATGGGTGACATATTCCTGACATGGAAGGACGACATCCTGCGAGAGCAATTAACCACCGTTAAACAGACAATGCGCTCCGGCCGCATACTTATAGAGCCGAAGGACGCTTTGCGCACCAAATTAGGCCGTTCCCCCGATCGTGGGGACACTTATGTCATGGGACTATTCGCCCGCCAGTATGTAAAACCGGACAACCATGTAAAGAGCGACAAAAAATATAAAGAATGGAAGAAAAAGTGGGGGCCGGATAACCACGGCTCTGCGATGGCCTGTTAGATTATAATAAGTAAATAAATAAGTCGTGCCCGTAATAACCACCGACCTATAAACAGTGTAGCATTTTCCGAAAGCTTGTCAAGTACTTTACTCTAAATTTTCCCCGAAATTCACTGCGCTATATTTTTCCCTATTGACAAGTTTTATCGCATATGTTAAAGAAAAACAAGAATAGTATTTAATACTATTCTATAAAGTAAGGGGGTTATATGCGGTATGAACCAGTGAAGTGTGATAAAATATGAGCACCTACGACACCAGACAGCGACAGTTAAAGTCATTTTGGAAAGAGGGCAAAGAAGGAAATGACGGATGGCGCACAAAGGCCAAAGAAAACAAATCCTTTTATAAGGGAATTCAATGGGAAAAAACAGATGTGGATATCCTCGACGCCGAACACCGACCTCACCTAACATTCAACCATATATTCCCCACAGTTAATCTTATTTCAGGCATACAACGCCAGAACAAACAGGACATAAAAGTATTCCCCAAGAAAGGTGGAATGAAAGAGCTCGCCGATGTGCTCACCGCGGCCGCAAAGAACGTCACCGACGAATCAAACGGCGAATACCTCACCTCAATGGCCTTCTTTGACGGCCTCGTAACCGCCAAGGGTTGGCTCGGCCTTGACATAACCTACGACGACGAGCCGGTAAACGGTGAAATAGTAATGGAGAGATACTCCCCGTTCAGTATAATTGAAGACCCTAACTGTGAGAACTATGACCTCAATACCAGCAAATACATAATCCGTACCTTCTGGTGGGACAAAGAGGCTATCCGGCTCGCATACCCGAAAGTCAAAGAACTTAACATCGGGCTTGACGCCATAGCGCAGAGCGAACCTGACGACGTGCAGACGATATCCTTCGAAACCGACACCTATCAGGACGCTACGGACGACGAAACAAAAAACCCCAATAAAATACGATACAAAATCCGAAAATACTTCTGGCGCACCTATGAGCGCCGAAGTTTCCTAATCAACAAAGCGTCGCTTGAAGTCCAGCTCATAAATAAAAGCAGAATGGACGAGGTGGCGGCGATTATGAAATCGAAACTCGGCTCCGGCTGGACTATTCAGGAAAGGATTATACCGATACTTCATAGAACCACAATGGTCGGCGAACTCGAGCTCGAACACGAAGATAACCCCTACGGCGAAGAAATAAGCGCCTATCCTATAAAGAGATTTTGCCCGTATTGGATAGATGGCGACCCCCTGGGGGCTGTTGACAACCTAAAGGATCCGCAGCGCGAGCTCAATAAGCGGTATTCACAGCTTCTGCACCACCTCAACCATTCCGCGAACTCCGGCTTTATCGGCCCCGAAGGCTGGGAAGTAGAAACCAAAGAGGAAGTAGCAGCCTTCGCGTCAAAGCCCGGAGCCAACATCCATTACAAGCTCAACAAAAAGCCGGAGCGTATCGTGCCTACGACACTATCGTCCGGACATCTTGCGGCCTCACAATACGGCGCCGCCAACATCAAAATTATATCCGGCGTCAATGCCGACTTGCGCGCGGAAGATACATCACGATCGGATTCCGGCATAGCCATGCAGGAACGCAAAGCGCAGGGTGCTCTGGTTTCGGAAATCATATTCGACAATTTCCGCTATACCCAGCAGATGTTTAATGAAACGCTCGTAGACTTTATAAGGAAAAGCGGGTCATTAACGGATATCGAAATAAAAGATATCGCAATCAATGCCGGAGTGCCGGAATTTGATATAGAATTGCTCAAGCACAGAGCCGCGGGGAAATATGGCATTAAGGTATCGCAGAGCCAGCACTCGCCGACCACAAGATTGTCGAACTTCTCAATGCTCTTGGAAGCGGCCAAGGCCGGCATGCCAATACCAATGGACGTGTTGCTTGAAATGAGCGATATACCGAATAAGAAAGAAATCATAGCAAGAATACAACAGCAACAGCAGGAAGAAAAACAGCGCGAGGATATCAAAATCCAATCGCAGGCAAACGCTATGAACGCCAAAGCCGCCCAAGCGCAGAATCAGGGTGGCCCGCAACCGGGCGGACAATCTCCGGGGGCTTGATGAACATGCTAAAGCATGGTAGGGTAACTTGCACCCAAAGCAAGGAAGGAGGCCGAAATGGCTGATGGAACAGATGGATTAAAAGATGATGGGAAGGGAAGAACACCCGAAGATGTGAGAAAAGAGCTTTTTGAAAAGCTGGCGGAAACTGGTTATAGAGTAGAGGACGATGAAAGGTTCAAAGGCCTCATCGCTGATAATCAGAAAGAGCGTAATGCTCGCCATTCAGCAGACGAAGAACTCGCGCGTTTAAGGGAGGAGAATGGAATGTTATCAGAAGAACTTGCGGGCAAAAAAAACCCGAACTCCGGGGGAACACTGGAGGGAAAATCTGACGATGAGTTATTGACCGTCGGAGCCGTAAAAAATCTTCTGAAACAGGCAAGTGAGCAGACAGAGGAATATGACAAGAAACAGCGTCAGGCGGAATTTACCCGTAAAATGCGGGATTCCGAGGAAGCTGCGAAAGAAAAGTTTACTGTCGCAAAGGTCGGAGAAGGACTTGATTTTATGTCAGTACTCGAAGGGTGGAAAAGAATTGTTGCTAAAAATCCCGGCTATGCGGCCGTGATAAACAACTCTAAAAACCCCGCCGAGGAAGCATATAAGATAGGACTGACCGACCCCGAAATAGCTCAACGTGTCGCCAACTCCACAAATTCACAACTTCTCGCGAAGATGAAAACAGGTGGCAGCGGTTTTATACCGAAAGGCGGAGTTAAAAGCGGCGGAGCTTTAGAGGATTTAAGCCAAACAGAATTAATGGCTATGGACACCTCTGAACTTGAAAAATCCATACGCGAAGACGAAGCCAACGCCAAATGATTTCATAAAGGAAAAAGGTAAATAAAATGGCAGATACACAATTTTTGACAGGGAATGCCGCGACTATCACAAAATGGTCAGCGATTCTTATGAAGCAGGCGCTCAAGCAGATGTATTTGAGCAAATTTTCAAGCACGAAAGATTCATCCATTTTTCAGGTAAAATCTGAACTCACCAAAGCGAAGGGCGACAAAATCACCTTCGGTCTGCGGATGAAACTCTCCGGTGCCGGCGTTACAGGAGATTCCGACATCGAGACAGCCGAGGAGGCGATGGTATTCTATGACGATCAGGTCGTTGTTGACCTACGTATGAATGCCGTTAAGGCCGCCGGTAAGATGACGTTGCAGAGGACTGCATACAACATCAAAGCGGAAGCCAAAGACGCACTCGCTGACTGGGCTGCTGAAATTCTTGATGAAGACATGGTTTACGCCCTTTCCGGCATTGCCAATGCCGCCGGAACGATTGCCGTCAACGCCCCGAGCACAAACCGTGTGTGGTACGGCGGGCAGACTTCCGCGGGCGTGGTAACAGCAAACCTTGCCTCTGACGCTGCTATAACCAGCTCAACCGACCATTTGTTCGGAACGAAGGTTATATCGCTCATCAAGAGAAAAGCGAAAGCCGCAAGTCCGAAAATCAGACCTGTCATGGTCGACGGAAAAGAAATGTACGTGATACTCATCAGCCCGCTTCAGAACAAATCTCTGCGGGCAGACGCCGACTGGCTGAACGCGCAGCGTAATGCCAACTGGAGAGGGAGCAAGAATCCTATCTTCGATGGCGCTGACGGAGTATGGGACAACGTCGTTGTTCATGAGTACGACCGAATTCTCACAAGAGCTTTGGGCGAATCTTTTGAAGCCGGCGACGTATGTGGTATTGCCACAGCCCGCGCACTTTTCTGCGGAGCACAGGCCGGAGTTATCGGCTGGGCGCAGTATCTGGCGTGGTATGAGAAAATGTTCCAGTACGGCAGAGTGCCTGGCGTAGCCACGGACATGATCTATGGCGTAAAGAAAACAGAGTACAACAGCGAAGACTTCGGAGTCATAGCCGTTGACACTGCAATCGTAGAGGACTAAGGTCTGGGAGGTATAAAACTATGAGCTATTTTAAAGCCTTAGTGATTACTCTCTTATTGTCTGTCGCTGCCTTTGCTGCAGTCGGAGCACCATATGTGAATTACAACTTCACTGTGGTGGACGAGAACGGCGACCCCATAACGGGGGGCTTGAATGCGTATATTTACAACACCTCTGATTCTTCAGTTACGATCAAAGCCGATGGGCAGGGGATTGGCACAAAAACCAATCCTATCTACTTCACGACAAATGGACTTGTTTCCTTCTTCACAAAGGAGACTTCCATAAATGTCATTGTCGTAGATACGCCGACAATAACGAGAACAATGAAATGGTCAAGTATGCCAGTGACAAAGCACAGGATTGTCTTTCCGAAAGCATGGACGACAATTGTGGTTGATGAAGCCATTACTGTATCGGGGACTATTGCAGCCTCCGATGTCACGGCAACCTACGGGGTGGGCGCCGCCACAGGTGTTTTTTCAAGCACACTTGCGGCCGCAACACTAAACACAGGCCAGGGAGCAAACGAGCTCTACGCCATGAGCCAGGACGTGGAATCTACTGACGCAGTAACATTCAGAAATGTTGCGGCGACGTGGGGCGTAACAGGAGCGACCTTCACCTTCACAGGCGCGGGTAACGCGGCCACGATCAACACAGGGCAAGGTGCGAATGAAGTTTACGCTATGAACCAGGACGTCGAGACCACCGATGATGTTACCCACAGAAATGTGACAGCGACATTCGGTGTAACCGCGGCCACCTTAACAGTGGTGACAAGCCTTGACTTCCCTGCCGGCTCTGTAGCGGGAGCTGACTTGGTGAGCGACAGCGTAACTGACACGCAACTGGCCTACAATACCGGACAGGATTTAACGACAGCGAGCGACCCTACGTTCAGGGACGCAACGGTGACTTATGGTATTGATGTTGGAACGGTAGAGGCGTCTGGGGTTATAGACACAGCGTCCACTATTGAGGCCGGCAGCGGTAACATAACAATCGTGAATGCGACCGGAAATCTTGACGGCGAAGTGATTGCCGACAACACCATTGACACTGACAGTGTCGACTGGGGTGCCGGAACCGGGCAGATTGGTTTCCATTCACTGGCGACAATCGCGGTAGTGTTTGATTCCTCAACCATAACCACAACGGATATGGGGAAAATCTACATTTCCACGAAGACATTGCCTGCGTCATTTACATTACCGTATTCGTCAAACACGATTGACAACGGCTGTGTGATGATTAAGAACACCGGCGGGTCAAATATCTATTCAGTCATTCCTTCGGGAACTGATCAGATAGATTTGGCCGGCGCGAGTGTGGCCTACGACGGCATTGACGCGGATAACGACTTCGTTGTCCTATACAATGACGCGGGGGCCGCAGGTGTTGCTGGAAACTGGTATATCCTCGGGAAGAACGGTAGCCAGTAAAGTATTGTGCGGGGAGGTTGCCCTTTGTGTAAAAGCAATGGGTGGCCTCCCCCACGGAGGTAACAATCAATGGCAATAGAAAAATCTGAAATTCTGGCAATAATAAATTCGCGTCTTAACAGGGCTGAAACCGACATAGACGAAGAAATAAGGTCAGTGCTCTATGATATAAGTACCCGCGCCAATTTCATAAATAAGGAAGCGACCGCAGATACCACGGCAAGCACAAACTATTACGCCGTGCCTGCCGACTTCAAGGATATGACCGTCATAAAAGCTGACGACGCCACACCACTTGACAAAATAACATTTGAGAATTTTCAAAAGAAAATAGCGGAAGTTA
Encoded proteins:
- a CDS encoding N4-gp56 family major capsid protein, encoding MADTQFLTGNAATITKWSAILMKQALKQMYLSKFSSTKDSSIFQVKSELTKAKGDKITFGLRMKLSGAGVTGDSDIETAEEAMVFYDDQVVVDLRMNAVKAAGKMTLQRTAYNIKAEAKDALADWAAEILDEDMVYALSGIANAAGTIAVNAPSTNRVWYGGQTSAGVVTANLASDAAITSSTDHLFGTKVISLIKRKAKAASPKIRPVMVDGKEMYVILISPLQNKSLRADADWLNAQRNANWRGSKNPIFDGADGVWDNVVVHEYDRILTRALGESFEAGDVCGIATARALFCGAQAGVIGWAQYLAWYEKMFQYGRVPGVATDMIYGVKKTEYNSEDFGVIAVDTAIVED